A section of the Streptomyces sp. NBC_01591 genome encodes:
- a CDS encoding flavin monoamine oxidase family protein, with the protein MTSTVPNAVQHTEATEPITMFGPDFPYAYDDFLAHPAGIGQIPATEHGAEVAVIGGGLSGIVAAYELMKMGLKPVVYEADEIGGRLRTVGFDGCDPELTAEMGAMRFPPSSTALQHYIDLVGLETRPFPNPLSPATPSTVVDLKGESHYARTIDDLPQVYRDVMDAWNRCLEEGADFSDMNRAMRERDVPRIREIWAKLVQKLDNQTFYGFLCDSDAFKSFRHREIFGQVGFGTGGWDTDFPNSILEILRVVYTEADDHHRGIVGGSQQLPLRLWDREPAKIVHWPLGTSLSSLHGGEPRPAVTRLNRTAGNRITVTDATGDIRTYPAAIFTGQSWLLLSKIDCDDALFPIDHWTAMERTHYMESSKLFVPVDRPFWLDQDETTGRDTMSMTLTDRMTRGTYLLDDGPDKPAVICLSYTWCDDSLKWLPLSPNERMDVMLKSLGEIYPDVDIRKHIIGNPVTVSWENEPWFMGAFKANLPGHYRYQRRLFTHFMQDRLPADRRGLFLAGDDISWTAGWAEGAVQTALNAVWGVMTRFGGATDATNPGPGDVFDDIAPVELPED; encoded by the coding sequence ATGACGTCCACGGTGCCCAACGCCGTCCAGCACACCGAGGCCACCGAGCCGATCACCATGTTCGGGCCGGACTTCCCCTACGCGTACGACGACTTCCTGGCGCACCCCGCCGGCATCGGGCAGATACCCGCGACCGAGCACGGCGCGGAGGTCGCGGTCATCGGTGGCGGACTCTCCGGCATCGTCGCCGCGTACGAGCTGATGAAGATGGGGCTCAAGCCCGTCGTCTACGAGGCGGACGAGATCGGCGGCCGGCTGCGCACCGTCGGATTCGACGGCTGCGACCCGGAACTCACCGCCGAGATGGGCGCGATGCGGTTCCCGCCGTCCTCCACCGCGCTCCAGCACTACATCGACCTGGTCGGCCTGGAGACGAGGCCCTTCCCCAACCCGCTCTCCCCGGCCACCCCGTCGACCGTCGTCGACCTCAAGGGCGAGTCGCACTACGCGCGGACCATCGACGACCTGCCGCAGGTCTACCGCGATGTGATGGACGCCTGGAACCGCTGCCTGGAGGAGGGCGCGGACTTCTCCGACATGAACCGCGCGATGCGCGAGCGCGATGTGCCGCGCATCCGGGAGATCTGGGCGAAGCTCGTCCAGAAGCTCGACAACCAGACCTTCTACGGATTCCTCTGCGACTCCGACGCCTTCAAGTCGTTCCGCCACCGGGAGATCTTCGGCCAGGTCGGCTTCGGGACCGGCGGCTGGGACACCGACTTCCCCAACTCCATCCTGGAGATCCTCCGCGTCGTCTACACCGAGGCGGACGACCACCACCGGGGTATCGTCGGCGGCAGCCAGCAGCTCCCGCTGCGGCTCTGGGACCGCGAACCCGCCAAGATCGTCCACTGGCCGCTCGGTACGTCGCTGTCCTCGCTGCACGGTGGCGAGCCGCGCCCCGCCGTGACCCGGCTGAACCGCACCGCCGGCAACCGGATCACCGTCACCGACGCCACCGGCGACATCCGTACCTACCCGGCCGCGATCTTCACCGGGCAGTCCTGGCTGCTGCTCTCGAAGATCGACTGCGACGACGCGCTCTTCCCGATCGACCACTGGACGGCGATGGAGCGCACCCACTACATGGAGTCGTCCAAGCTCTTCGTCCCCGTCGACCGGCCGTTCTGGCTGGACCAGGACGAGACGACGGGGCGGGACACCATGTCGATGACGCTCACCGACCGGATGACCCGGGGGACGTACCTCCTGGACGACGGCCCCGACAAGCCCGCCGTCATCTGCCTCTCGTACACCTGGTGCGACGACAGCCTGAAGTGGCTGCCGCTCTCCCCGAACGAGCGCATGGACGTCATGCTCAAGTCGCTCGGCGAGATCTACCCGGACGTCGACATCAGGAAGCACATCATCGGCAACCCGGTGACGGTCTCCTGGGAGAACGAGCCGTGGTTCATGGGCGCGTTCAAGGCCAACCTGCCGGGCCACTACCGCTACCAGCGGCGGCTGTTCACCCACTTCATGCAGGACCGGCTGCCCGCGGACCGCCGGGGTCTGTTCCTCGCGGGCGACGACATCTCCTGGACGGCCGGATGGGCCGAGGGCGCCGTACAGACCGCGCTCAACGCAGTCTGGGGCGTGATGACCCGGTTCGGCGGCGCGACCGATGCGACGAACCCCGGCCCGGGCGACGTCTTCGACGACATCGCCCCGGTCGAACTCCCTGAGGACTGA
- a CDS encoding terpene synthase family protein, whose protein sequence is MESELPDIYCPFPQRTNPHVGHTRVHLDEWTRNTGLVHRDSAKDRFAQADFGSFVGMVHPTADSKNLDLVADWFVWLFLVDDQLDDGHLGRSPERVRDVVELMRTVIESDDPGTLPDGPLPAAVVALADLWERTTPTAAPHWRTRFGWHLTTYLTTATTWEAGNRAAGVVPSEETYIAKRRHTGAIHVCMDLIEIVAGIEAPESIHNDSRFMAALEASCNVVCWANDVYSYEKEQVLGEIHNLVHLVRHHRGYGRRQALEHVCAEIATETERFLTAEAELLAAYPQLSWMLTPYLDGMRSWMRGNLDWSRQTPRYNPADVSQYEEPEEYLEATVLGVVRD, encoded by the coding sequence GTGGAGAGCGAACTGCCGGACATCTACTGCCCGTTCCCCCAGCGCACCAACCCGCACGTCGGGCACACCAGAGTCCACCTCGACGAATGGACCCGCAACACCGGTCTGGTGCATCGCGATTCGGCCAAGGACCGCTTCGCGCAGGCGGACTTCGGTTCGTTCGTCGGCATGGTGCACCCGACCGCCGACAGCAAGAATCTCGACCTCGTCGCGGACTGGTTCGTATGGCTGTTTCTCGTCGACGACCAGCTCGACGACGGCCATCTGGGCCGCAGCCCGGAGCGAGTACGCGACGTGGTCGAGCTGATGCGGACCGTCATCGAGAGCGACGACCCGGGCACCCTGCCGGACGGCCCGCTCCCGGCCGCCGTGGTCGCCCTGGCCGATCTGTGGGAGCGGACCACGCCGACCGCGGCCCCGCACTGGCGCACCCGGTTCGGCTGGCACCTCACCACGTATCTCACGACAGCCACCACGTGGGAGGCCGGGAACCGGGCGGCCGGCGTGGTGCCGTCCGAGGAAACGTACATCGCAAAGCGGCGCCACACCGGCGCGATACATGTCTGCATGGACCTGATAGAGATCGTGGCCGGGATCGAGGCTCCCGAGTCGATCCACAACGACTCCCGGTTCATGGCCGCGCTGGAAGCCTCGTGCAATGTCGTGTGCTGGGCCAACGACGTGTACTCGTACGAGAAGGAGCAGGTGCTCGGCGAGATCCACAATCTCGTCCATCTGGTCCGGCACCATCGCGGCTACGGCCGGCGGCAGGCGCTCGAACACGTCTGCGCGGAGATCGCGACGGAGACGGAGCGCTTCCTCACCGCCGAGGCCGAGCTGCTGGCGGCGTACCCGCAGCTGTCCTGGATGCTCACCCCGTACCTGGACGGGATGCGGAGCTGGATGCGCGGCAACCTCGACTGGTCGAGGCAGACCCCGCGCTACAACCCGGCCGATGTGAGCCAGTACGAGGAGCCGGAGGAGTACCTGGAGGCGACGGTCCTGGGCGTGGTCCGGGACTGA
- a CDS encoding fumarylacetoacetate hydrolase family protein, whose product MRLMRIGEPGHERPVLVCPEGRHYDLSGITDDIDGAFLAALADDPHLVPAEPVLPEIDITGQRIGAPVARPSALLCIGQNYAAHAAESGAEPPEQPILFYKSPNTVVGPYDDVLIPRGSKKTDWEVELAVVIGRRASYLDSPADAAAHIAGYAVSNDVSERAFQLEESGGQWSKGKSCATFNPLGPVLVTADEVGDPQQLRLRSYVNGEPRQDSSTADMIFSVAHLVHHLSQYLVLEPGDIVNTGTPQGVALSGRFPYLGPDDVMEVEISGLGRQRSVCRPA is encoded by the coding sequence ATGCGACTGATGCGCATCGGCGAGCCGGGCCACGAGCGCCCGGTCCTCGTCTGCCCCGAGGGCCGTCACTACGACCTGTCCGGCATCACCGACGACATCGACGGCGCGTTCCTCGCCGCGCTCGCCGACGACCCGCACCTGGTGCCCGCCGAGCCGGTTCTCCCGGAGATCGACATCACCGGTCAGCGGATCGGCGCTCCCGTGGCCCGGCCCTCCGCGCTGCTCTGCATCGGCCAGAACTACGCGGCCCATGCGGCGGAGTCGGGGGCCGAGCCGCCCGAGCAGCCGATCCTCTTCTACAAGTCGCCGAACACCGTCGTCGGCCCGTACGACGACGTGCTCATCCCGCGCGGTTCGAAGAAGACGGACTGGGAGGTGGAGCTGGCCGTCGTCATCGGCCGCCGCGCCTCCTACCTGGACTCCCCCGCCGACGCCGCCGCGCACATCGCGGGCTACGCCGTCAGCAACGACGTCTCCGAACGGGCCTTCCAGCTGGAGGAGTCGGGCGGGCAGTGGTCCAAGGGCAAGAGCTGCGCGACGTTCAACCCGCTGGGCCCCGTGCTGGTGACGGCCGACGAGGTCGGTGACCCGCAGCAGCTGCGGCTGCGCAGCTACGTCAACGGCGAGCCGCGACAGGACTCCAGCACCGCGGACATGATCTTCAGCGTGGCGCACCTGGTGCACCACCTGTCGCAGTACCTGGTGCTGGAGCCCGGCGACATCGTCAACACCGGTACCCCGCAGGGCGTGGCGCTGTCCGGCCGCTTCCCCTACCTGGGCCCGGACGATGTGATGGAGGTCGAGATCTCGGGCCTCGGCCGGCAGCGCAGCGTCTGCCGGCCCGCGTAA
- a CDS encoding hydroxyacid dehydrogenase, protein MLGSPDPADRSRVVVAVPPGLRAQFFTTEVWRELERAAELSVVDDHSDRAAVAAALPGARALITSWRAPKVDAGLLESADRLELVAHTGSAVAPYVTEEVFRRGILVTQAGDEMARPVAEVALAFTLSLLHRIQRFDHALRGGLEWAAASAAPPRHEIHGSDIGVIGASRTGRAYIALVRAMGARVSVTDPYLSDADAEALGVESVPLETLLSRSRIVAVHAPVTEETHRMIGAEQLALMPDGAGLVNTARSWLVDEDALLAELASGRLDAAIDVFDAEPLPTDHPFRALPNVLLTPHQAAGSVECRQRLGTSAVNEVLRLLAGRPPVHAVTVDALARLR, encoded by the coding sequence ATGCTTGGCTCTCCTGATCCTGCCGACCGCTCCCGGGTGGTCGTCGCCGTACCGCCGGGCCTGCGGGCCCAGTTCTTCACCACCGAGGTGTGGCGGGAGCTGGAGCGGGCGGCCGAACTCAGCGTCGTCGACGACCACTCCGACCGGGCGGCGGTCGCGGCCGCGCTGCCCGGCGCCCGCGCGCTGATCACCTCGTGGCGGGCGCCCAAGGTGGACGCCGGGCTCCTCGAATCGGCCGACCGGCTGGAGCTGGTGGCGCACACCGGTTCGGCGGTCGCGCCCTATGTCACCGAGGAGGTGTTCCGGCGGGGCATCCTGGTCACCCAGGCCGGTGACGAGATGGCCCGCCCGGTCGCCGAGGTGGCCCTCGCGTTCACGCTCTCGCTGCTCCACCGCATCCAGCGCTTCGACCACGCCCTGCGCGGCGGGCTGGAGTGGGCGGCGGCGAGCGCGGCCCCGCCGCGCCACGAGATCCACGGCAGCGACATCGGCGTGATCGGTGCCTCCCGCACCGGGCGTGCCTACATCGCCCTGGTGCGGGCGATGGGGGCGCGGGTGAGCGTCACCGACCCGTACCTGTCCGACGCGGACGCCGAGGCACTCGGCGTGGAGTCCGTACCCCTGGAGACGCTGCTTTCGCGCAGCAGGATCGTGGCCGTGCACGCACCGGTCACCGAGGAGACCCACCGGATGATCGGCGCCGAGCAGCTGGCGCTGATGCCGGACGGGGCGGGTCTGGTGAACACCGCCAGGTCGTGGCTGGTCGACGAGGACGCGCTCCTCGCCGAGCTGGCCTCGGGCCGGCTGGACGCGGCGATCGATGTCTTCGACGCCGAGCCGCTGCCCACGGACCACCCGTTCCGTGCCCTGCCGAACGTGCTGCTCACCCCGCACCAGGCGGCGGGCAGCGTCGAGTGCCGGCAGCGGCTGGGCACCAGCGCCGTCAACGAGGTGCTGCGACTGCTCGCCGGGCGACCCCCGGTCCACGCCGTCACCGTCGACGCACTCGCCCGCCTGCGTTAA
- a CDS encoding carbon-nitrogen hydrolase family protein: MPPLRTALLQNSGRPGHVAENIEVLHGAARRAADAGARLLVCPELFLTGYAIGADVPRLAEPADGPSALAVGEIAARHGLAVLYGYPERAGERVFNAAQLIGPDGTPLANYRKTHLFGSFEHEWFTPGEQTVVQAELDGVRIGIMICYDVEFPENVRAHALAGTDLLLVPTAQMHPFQFVAESLVPVRAFENQMYVAYVNRTGPEGEFEFVGLSCLAGPDGAVRSRAGRGKELVVGEVDPSLLSASRAANPYLHDRRPGLYGSLV, from the coding sequence ATGCCGCCGTTGCGCACCGCCCTGCTCCAGAACTCCGGACGACCCGGGCATGTGGCAGAGAACATCGAGGTGCTCCACGGCGCGGCGCGGCGGGCGGCGGACGCCGGGGCGCGGCTGCTGGTCTGCCCCGAGCTGTTCCTGACCGGGTACGCGATCGGGGCCGATGTGCCCCGGCTGGCCGAGCCGGCCGACGGGCCGTCCGCCCTGGCCGTCGGCGAGATCGCCGCACGGCACGGGCTCGCCGTCCTCTACGGCTACCCGGAGCGCGCGGGCGAGCGCGTCTTCAACGCCGCACAGCTCATCGGCCCGGACGGGACACCGCTCGCCAACTACCGCAAGACCCATCTCTTCGGCTCCTTCGAGCACGAGTGGTTCACCCCGGGCGAGCAGACCGTGGTCCAGGCCGAACTGGACGGCGTACGCATCGGGATCATGATCTGTTACGACGTCGAGTTCCCGGAGAACGTCCGCGCCCACGCCCTCGCGGGCACCGATCTGCTCCTGGTGCCCACCGCACAGATGCACCCCTTCCAGTTCGTCGCCGAGTCCCTCGTGCCGGTCCGTGCCTTCGAGAACCAGATGTACGTGGCGTACGTCAACAGGACCGGTCCGGAGGGCGAGTTCGAGTTCGTCGGGCTGAGCTGCCTGGCCGGTCCCGACGGCGCCGTCCGCAGCCGCGCCGGACGCGGCAAGGAACTGGTCGTCGGCGAGGTGGACCCCTCGCTGCTGAGCGCCTCGCGCGCCGCCAACCCCTATCTGCACGACCGCCGGCCCGGCCTGTACGGCTCCCTCGTCTGA
- a CDS encoding aldehyde dehydrogenase family protein, which translates to MSFFTDLAHQYIDGEWRPGKGSWDIIDFNPYNGEKLASITVATADEVDQAYRSAQDAQRAWGETNPYARRMVLERALRIVEERESEIGDAIVAELGGTRLKAAFELHLAKEFLRESVQLALRPTGQILPSPTEGKENRVYRVPVGVVGVISPFNFPFLLSLKSVAPALALGNAVVLKPHQNTPVCGGTLVAKVFEEAGLPAGLLNVVVTDIAEIGDALLEHPVPQVISFTGSDKVGRHVATVCAANLKRAVLELGGNSALIVLDDADLDYAVDAAVFSRYVHQGQVCMAANRILVDRAVEKEFTEKFVAKVASLPVGDPADPETVIGPLINSSQAEAISSLVDQTVAAGATALLHGTADGNLVSPSVLTGLAADSPVLSQEIFGPVALLIPFDGEDEAVRIANDTPYGLSGAVHTGDIERGVRIGQRIHTGMIHINDGTVHDEPIVPFGGEKSSGLGRLNGDSMVEAFTTQKWISVQHGRSRFPF; encoded by the coding sequence ATGTCCTTCTTCACCGACCTGGCCCATCAGTACATCGACGGAGAGTGGAGGCCGGGCAAGGGGTCCTGGGACATCATCGACTTCAATCCGTACAACGGTGAGAAGCTCGCCTCGATCACGGTCGCCACGGCCGACGAGGTGGACCAGGCGTACCGGTCCGCGCAGGACGCCCAGCGCGCCTGGGGCGAGACCAACCCGTACGCCCGGCGGATGGTGCTGGAGCGGGCGCTGCGCATCGTCGAGGAGCGCGAGTCCGAGATCGGCGACGCGATCGTCGCGGAACTGGGCGGCACCCGGCTGAAGGCGGCCTTCGAGCTGCATCTCGCCAAGGAGTTCCTGCGGGAGTCGGTCCAGCTCGCGCTGCGGCCCACCGGGCAGATACTGCCCTCGCCGACCGAGGGCAAGGAGAACCGCGTCTACCGGGTGCCCGTCGGCGTCGTGGGCGTGATCAGCCCCTTCAACTTCCCGTTCCTGCTGTCGCTGAAGTCGGTCGCCCCCGCCCTGGCGCTCGGCAACGCGGTGGTGCTCAAGCCGCACCAGAACACCCCGGTCTGCGGCGGCACGCTGGTGGCGAAGGTGTTCGAGGAGGCCGGGCTGCCGGCCGGTCTGCTGAACGTCGTGGTCACCGACATCGCCGAGATCGGTGACGCCCTGCTGGAGCACCCCGTACCGCAGGTCATCTCCTTCACCGGCTCGGACAAGGTGGGGCGGCACGTCGCCACGGTGTGCGCGGCGAACCTCAAGCGCGCCGTGCTCGAACTCGGCGGCAACAGCGCGCTGATCGTCCTCGACGACGCCGATCTGGACTACGCCGTGGACGCGGCCGTCTTCAGCCGGTACGTGCACCAGGGCCAGGTCTGCATGGCCGCCAACCGGATCCTGGTCGACCGGGCAGTGGAGAAGGAGTTCACCGAGAAGTTCGTCGCCAAGGTCGCCTCGCTGCCCGTCGGCGACCCGGCCGACCCGGAGACCGTGATCGGCCCGCTGATCAACTCCTCGCAGGCCGAGGCAATTTCCTCGCTCGTCGACCAGACCGTGGCGGCCGGTGCGACGGCCCTGCTGCACGGCACGGCCGACGGCAACCTGGTGAGCCCGTCCGTGCTGACCGGGCTGGCCGCCGATTCCCCCGTCCTGTCCCAGGAGATCTTCGGGCCGGTCGCGCTCCTCATTCCGTTCGACGGCGAGGACGAGGCGGTACGGATCGCCAACGACACCCCGTACGGCCTCAGCGGGGCGGTGCACACCGGCGACATCGAGCGCGGTGTACGGATCGGGCAGCGCATCCACACCGGCATGATCCACATCAACGACGGCACGGTCCACGACGAGCCGATCGTCCCCTTCGGCGGCGAGAAGAGCTCCGGCCTCGGCCGGCTGAACGGCGACTCGATGGTCGAGGCCTTCACCACCCAGAAGTGGATCTCGGTGCAGCACGGCCGCTCGCGATTCCCGTTCTGA
- a CDS encoding GuaB1 family IMP dehydrogenase-related protein, with product MRFLEPGTGRYTESPSVPYDLTYDDVFMVPGRSAVGSRQGVDLSSPDGTGTTIPLVVANMTAIAGRRMAETIARRGGLVVIPQDIPIEVVTDVISWVKTRHLVLDTPIVLAPGQTVADALSLLPKRAHGAGVVVDEEQRPLGVVTEHDLTGVDRFTQLSEVMSKDLVLLDADIDPRDAFNKLDGANRKLAPAVDAEGRLVGILTRKAALRATLYTPATDAEGRLRIAAAVGINGDVAGKAKQLLDAGVDTLVVDTAHGHQESMINAVRAVRALDPQVPIVAGNIVAAEGVRDLIEAGADIVKVGVGPGAMCTTRMMTGVGRPQFSAVLECAAEAKKYGKHVWADGGVRHPRDVAMALAAGASNVMIGSWFAGTYESPGDLQQSADGRFYKESFGMASARAVKNRTSDESAYDRARKALFEEGISTSRMFLDPARPGVEDLIDSIIAGVRSSCTYAGAASLAEFAEKAVVGVQSAAGYAEGKPLHASWS from the coding sequence ATGCGTTTTCTTGAGCCCGGTACTGGTCGTTACACAGAGTCCCCCTCGGTCCCGTACGACCTCACGTACGACGACGTCTTCATGGTCCCGGGCCGTTCGGCAGTCGGTTCCCGCCAGGGTGTCGACCTCTCCTCGCCCGACGGCACCGGCACCACCATCCCGCTCGTCGTCGCGAACATGACGGCCATCGCGGGCCGCCGGATGGCCGAAACGATCGCCCGCCGCGGTGGGCTCGTCGTCATCCCGCAGGACATCCCGATCGAGGTCGTCACCGATGTCATCTCCTGGGTGAAAACGCGACACCTGGTGCTCGACACGCCGATCGTGCTGGCCCCGGGCCAGACGGTCGCCGACGCACTGTCGCTGCTGCCGAAGCGCGCGCACGGCGCGGGCGTCGTCGTCGACGAGGAGCAGCGGCCCCTCGGCGTCGTCACGGAGCACGACCTGACCGGCGTCGACCGCTTCACCCAGCTCTCCGAGGTCATGTCCAAGGACCTGGTGCTGCTCGACGCGGACATCGACCCGCGCGACGCGTTCAACAAGCTGGACGGCGCCAACCGCAAGCTCGCACCCGCGGTCGACGCGGAGGGCCGGCTCGTCGGCATCCTCACCCGCAAGGCCGCCCTGCGCGCCACCCTGTACACCCCCGCCACCGACGCCGAGGGCAGGCTGCGGATCGCCGCTGCCGTCGGGATCAACGGCGATGTCGCGGGCAAGGCCAAGCAACTCCTCGACGCGGGCGTCGACACGCTCGTGGTGGACACCGCCCACGGCCACCAGGAGTCCATGATCAACGCGGTCCGGGCCGTCCGCGCGCTCGACCCGCAGGTCCCGATCGTCGCGGGCAACATCGTCGCCGCCGAGGGCGTGCGCGACCTGATCGAGGCCGGTGCGGACATCGTCAAGGTCGGTGTCGGCCCCGGCGCCATGTGCACCACCCGGATGATGACCGGTGTGGGCCGGCCGCAGTTCTCCGCCGTTCTGGAGTGCGCCGCCGAGGCGAAGAAGTACGGCAAGCACGTCTGGGCGGACGGCGGCGTCCGGCACCCGCGCGATGTCGCCATGGCGCTCGCCGCCGGCGCGTCCAACGTCATGATCGGTTCCTGGTTCGCCGGTACGTACGAGTCGCCCGGCGACCTCCAGCAGTCCGCCGACGGCCGCTTCTACAAGGAGTCCTTCGGCATGGCGTCCGCGCGCGCCGTGAAGAACCGCACGTCGGACGAGTCCGCCTACGACCGGGCCCGCAAGGCGCTCTTCGAGGAGGGCATCTCCACCTCGCGGATGTTCCTCGACCCGGCCAGGCCCGGCGTCGAGGACCTGATCGACTCGATCATCGCGGGCGTCCGCTCCTCCTGCACCTACGCCGGTGCGGCCTCCCTGGCGGAGTTCGCCGAGAAGGCGGTCGTCGGGGTGCAGAGCGCCGCCGGGTACGCCGAGGGCAAGCCGCTGCACGCCAGCTGGAGTTGA
- a CDS encoding sugar-binding transcriptional regulator: protein MSAGRSALRMGPAELVQAAAMARRFYLEGKSKIQIAEEFGVSRFKVARVLETALERDLVRIEIRVPAELDAERSDALRARYGLRHAVVVESPAEEQDDAPDPENLGEVAADLLGELVNEGDVLGLAWGRSTIHMAAALDRLPPCTVVQLTGVYDAGTAERGSVEAVRRAAQVSGGEAHPIYAPMLLPDPATAAALRHQTGIARAFDYFDKVTVAAVSIGSWEPGISTVHDMLTDEERAHYASLGVAAEMSAHLFDTEGRRVGRDLGERCITVEADRLRRIPEVVAIAGGQRKAAAIGAVLRSGLVTSLVTDTAAADYLLTESAAPQRPALERADPDGD, encoded by the coding sequence ATGTCGGCGGGCCGGTCCGCCCTGCGGATGGGGCCCGCGGAGCTGGTGCAGGCGGCGGCCATGGCCCGCCGCTTCTACCTCGAGGGAAAGTCGAAGATCCAGATCGCGGAGGAGTTCGGCGTCAGCCGCTTCAAGGTGGCCCGGGTCCTGGAGACGGCTCTTGAGCGCGACCTCGTACGGATCGAGATCCGCGTCCCCGCCGAACTGGACGCCGAGCGTTCCGACGCGCTCCGGGCCCGCTACGGGCTGCGCCACGCGGTCGTCGTCGAATCCCCGGCCGAGGAGCAGGATGACGCACCGGACCCGGAGAACCTGGGCGAGGTCGCGGCCGATCTTCTCGGCGAACTGGTGAACGAGGGTGATGTGCTCGGGCTGGCCTGGGGCCGGTCCACCATCCACATGGCGGCGGCGCTCGACCGGCTGCCGCCGTGCACGGTCGTGCAGCTCACCGGGGTGTACGACGCGGGGACGGCCGAGCGCGGCTCCGTCGAGGCGGTCCGGCGGGCCGCCCAGGTGTCCGGCGGCGAGGCCCACCCCATCTACGCGCCGATGCTGCTGCCCGACCCGGCCACGGCTGCCGCGCTGCGCCACCAGACCGGTATCGCCCGCGCCTTCGACTACTTCGACAAGGTGACGGTCGCGGCGGTCTCCATCGGATCCTGGGAGCCGGGCATCTCGACCGTCCACGACATGCTCACCGACGAGGAGCGGGCGCACTACGCGTCGCTCGGCGTCGCGGCGGAGATGTCGGCGCACCTCTTCGACACCGAGGGGCGGCGGGTCGGCCGGGATCTGGGGGAGCGGTGCATCACGGTCGAGGCCGACCGGCTGCGCCGGATCCCCGAGGTGGTGGCGATCGCGGGCGGTCAGCGCAAGGCCGCGGCGATCGGGGCGGTGCTGAGGTCCGGGCTCGTCACCAGCCTGGTGACGGACACGGCGGCGGCCGACTACCTGCTGACGGAGTCGGCGGCACCGCAGCGGCCGGCCCTGGAGCGGGCCGACCCGGACGGCGACTGA
- the rpe gene encoding ribulose-phosphate 3-epimerase: MAQINPSILSADFARLAEEAKAVEGADWLHVDVMDNHFVPNLTLGVPIVESLSRATDTPLDCHLMIEDPDRWAPQYVEAGAGSVTFHVEAAAAPVRLAREIRAKGARASMALKPATPIEPYEDLLPELDMLLIMTVEPGFGGQAFLDIMLPKIRRTRELISKHGLELWLQVDGGVSASTIERCAEAGADVFVAGSAVYGATDPAEAVRALRAQADGATASAAWACGH; encoded by the coding sequence ATGGCCCAGATCAACCCCAGCATCCTGTCCGCCGACTTCGCCCGTCTCGCCGAGGAGGCGAAGGCAGTCGAAGGTGCCGACTGGCTCCACGTCGATGTGATGGACAACCACTTTGTGCCCAATCTGACCCTCGGCGTGCCGATCGTCGAATCGCTCAGCCGGGCCACGGACACCCCGCTGGACTGCCACCTGATGATCGAGGACCCGGACCGCTGGGCTCCCCAGTACGTCGAGGCCGGCGCCGGTTCCGTCACCTTCCACGTGGAGGCCGCGGCGGCCCCCGTACGGCTGGCGCGGGAGATCCGGGCCAAGGGCGCCCGTGCCTCCATGGCGCTCAAGCCCGCGACGCCCATCGAGCCGTACGAGGACCTGCTCCCCGAGCTCGACATGCTGCTGATCATGACGGTGGAGCCGGGCTTCGGCGGCCAGGCCTTCCTGGACATCATGCTGCCGAAGATCCGCCGCACCCGTGAGCTGATCTCCAAGCACGGCCTCGAACTCTGGCTCCAGGTCGACGGCGGCGTCTCCGCGTCCACCATCGAGCGGTGCGCCGAGGCCGGCGCGGATGTCTTCGTCGCGGGTTCGGCGGTGTACGGGGCGACGGACCCGGCCGAAGCGGTGCGGGCCCTGCGCGCCCAGGCGGACGGGGCCACCGCCTCGGCGGCCTGGGCATGCGGCCACTGA
- a CDS encoding Lrp/AsnC family transcriptional regulator, which translates to MRLNDLDERIVHALAEDARRSYADIGAMIGLSAPAVKRRVDRLRAEGAITGFTVRVDPAALGWETEGFIEIYCSRNTSPEAIKHGLARYPEIASASTVTGEADAIVQVFAADMRHFEQVLERIAGEPYVERTKSVLVLSPLLRRYSSGVPE; encoded by the coding sequence GTGCGCCTGAACGACCTCGACGAACGCATCGTCCACGCCCTCGCCGAAGACGCCCGGCGCTCCTATGCGGACATCGGCGCCATGATCGGCCTGTCCGCGCCCGCCGTGAAACGCCGCGTGGACCGGCTGCGCGCCGAGGGCGCCATCACCGGCTTCACGGTCCGGGTGGACCCGGCGGCGCTGGGGTGGGAGACCGAGGGGTTCATCGAGATCTACTGCAGCCGCAACACCTCTCCGGAGGCGATCAAGCACGGGCTCGCGCGCTATCCGGAGATCGCCTCGGCGTCCACGGTGACCGGGGAGGCCGACGCGATCGTGCAGGTCTTCGCCGCGGACATGCGCCACTTCGAGCAGGTCCTGGAGCGGATCGCGGGCGAGCCGTACGTGGAGCGGACGAAGTCCGTGCTGGTGCTGTCGCCGTTGCTGCGGCGGTACTCCTCGGGCGTGCCGGAGTAG